A section of the Methanosarcina mazei S-6 genome encodes:
- a CDS encoding VanZ family protein has product MKKPEKSRFFIIITVLYAIMVFYLSVSSGVGDIKRFLKMDLGYPLRNFLVANDMSSISKFMIDCLHAVQKASLDPGHIGIYFGFGVLLYFVFLSSKNPGMVRNSAAFAVFMGTVYGILNEIFQSFLPYRTASVEDAVSNLIGLLLAQIFVILFVLALKSVLNRKKKVEAPAD; this is encoded by the coding sequence ATGAAAAAACCTGAAAAATCTCGCTTTTTTATTATAATTACAGTTTTATATGCAATAATGGTTTTTTACCTGTCAGTTAGCTCCGGCGTGGGAGATATCAAGCGCTTTCTCAAAATGGACCTTGGATACCCGCTTAGAAACTTCCTAGTTGCCAACGACATGTCTTCCATATCTAAATTTATGATTGACTGCCTGCACGCTGTCCAGAAAGCATCCTTAGACCCCGGGCATATAGGTATTTACTTTGGATTTGGAGTGCTGCTATATTTTGTATTCTTGAGTTCAAAAAATCCAGGGATGGTAAGAAACTCGGCCGCCTTTGCAGTATTTATGGGAACTGTTTACGGCATACTGAACGAAATATTCCAGAGCTTTCTTCCGTATCGGACAGCAAGTGTTGAAGACGCAGTTTCAAATCTCATAGGGCTGTTGCTTGCACAGATTTTTGTGATTCTTTTTGTACTGGCGTTAAAGTCAGTCCTGAACAGGAAAAAAAAGGTTGAAGCGCCGGCGGATTAA
- a CDS encoding cohesin domain-containing protein, translated as MRKSIVSKSIVSLIALIAILAFLSSTAAAASKVTLQPSSKSVYAGENITLNVVVTPDTQISGIQFDLEYDGSLFQAADVTEGNLFSQSGQKTFFSPGQTGNGRFSNIYGCVLGSSSVSTPETFATITLKANTGVQGTSQFYLKNVTISSSASKPVDVRLVNTGITISDSEAKKPRGLLGKLIEGILG; from the coding sequence ATGAGAAAAAGTATAGTCAGTAAAAGTATAGTCAGTCTAATTGCACTAATAGCAATTCTTGCCTTCTTGAGTTCAACTGCAGCAGCTGCATCAAAAGTAACACTTCAGCCGTCATCTAAAAGTGTCTATGCAGGGGAAAATATCACATTGAATGTCGTCGTAACTCCGGATACTCAGATCTCAGGCATACAGTTCGACCTTGAATATGACGGTTCATTATTCCAGGCAGCAGATGTGACTGAAGGCAACCTGTTCAGCCAGAGCGGTCAGAAAACATTTTTCAGCCCCGGGCAGACCGGAAACGGAAGGTTCAGTAATATTTACGGCTGTGTCCTTGGGAGTTCAAGTGTCTCAACTCCTGAGACCTTTGCAACCATAACCCTGAAAGCAAACACCGGGGTGCAGGGCACTTCTCAGTTTTATCTGAAAAACGTAACTATAAGCAGCTCCGCATCAAAGCCTGTGGATGTAAGACTGGTAAATACAGGTATTACAATCTCGGATTCGGAGGCGAAAAAACCAAGGGGACTGCTGGGGAAACTGATTGAAGGCATTCTGGGTTGA
- a CDS encoding CBM96 family carbohydrate-binding protein translates to MFKAKHLIILCIITLFFIYPCNAQYIDLAPTEDSNTYSNYATTNYGNSPYLETKYNEKSTYLKFYVPTYVSSAKLNLYCTEATGNAYVYATSPDWNESGVTWNNPPSVEYPTRLSEIPMPTTNTWYTIDVSSVVSEPGYYSFELKSQYASRHTYNSSEALANTPYLKTEPSPYTDIIFNNKTNDTNRTFLVNTDDCIRFSITPPDSENITTYQWQLNKTDQPATSSYFDFIVPAYDERQPSTGIWEIWVNATYTNGTSIYKEWLISSLPESEAPDYIEYFSDLNNTFRPGFAADPWGRYPPFYTTSNNYISKGFLTGSSSSSGTTMLIDNNFDITYGTFKFKIRNPGCVDVVYFKVLGEYGNWNYVPDGNGFHDYYAILNGEISEKSYIPISRRWIGQAPSMHFWRTDDAQWKEITLIHTCDDWWSAWDNGVQIPGNYQHFADAFSNAITLTMTANNLLEMDCIEVYKDKYLYPNSRISYGSYPKWWCVANPSDGFLNPVEENGIIAFGQNLTLESISDSINNDSLMTYDTVTNTAIIKTNLFIEAGGKLNITDETLLFDTSTNSLDINLMIHSTFNVENSTISTIGNNPIRWNLASAATVSVFNPNITKSETDRTSSLYYERKNSIYDFGGRFIIQNSMINNTCNLFLDGASEIVLNNVVFSNHSSSDYGDYTLRGSYYGHNNAKNQSKGEKALWIVPRNDLANFMINNISFVNPKSDIDLKVVGGEWIFNSTTVKNCDLSGVDISTKKAYKMVYFVHYWNLTEHSDFSLLNCKFNESKLNVETNHSKLETKYYADIVVKDASGNLIRNAVITPNASNEEYEAENLHKWDWYISDGYGPGQGGASDYAPGYYDENGTLVGNIQNITYSGGSYVRWYNAQPLISATTNTDGRTSLPSENVNNSVVLTDYVLTNETGKISKESIEYDFAIRSPDSKSVYLQGVNPDPTWYRQNPSLSTYTITAIIPDNSTGPHITGFAPAKENPFNSGEKKNFRIWTDEPLTSMEWRVNGSSVLKGSLNYTWTVTDRNTTIEFIGSNSNGTVNHIWPLGESPDEPSVPDDNPAQEIQFSPSDSEITLNVSEKTLFSVSPDVFTTKEWYINGYPIQNNTTSMTRCWSTAGTHDVTFKGAGSEEPVSHTWTVNVVEEKKNDEESTESIIAIAPEYQIVKPKQSFGLDITVDPSAPIIGTQLDFEFNSSMASANSVIEGDLFKQKGASTFFNEGDINSSEGIIKHIYGLIIGTSNVSSPGTFATVNLTAGNRTGIAKFSLSNVLISDINSKSVPYTVTNATVLIDTAPAIDPICCPKSVDEKSNLAFKISAKDADGDRLILSASGLPEGSSFNRTSGAFAWTPAVGQAGVYTITFKVSDGYLTDFENVTVTVNKLNNPPVINFFEPINGSSFSEGERIGISVNATDAEKQALNYSIKIDGVMYSSDPAYIWETDYSSSGNHTIEISVSDGIDEAKMQHIISITDCHPRYDVNEDGVVNILDITNVSREYETTVSKPYPRYDTNQDGEINILDLTLVGHHFGEKVE, encoded by the coding sequence ATGTTCAAAGCTAAACATTTAATTATACTTTGTATTATAACTTTATTTTTTATTTATCCATGTAATGCTCAATATATAGACTTAGCTCCAACTGAAGATTCGAACACATACAGTAACTATGCTACCACAAACTATGGAAATTCTCCATATTTGGAAACTAAGTATAACGAGAAAAGTACATATCTAAAATTTTATGTTCCTACTTACGTAAGTTCAGCCAAACTTAATCTATATTGTACTGAGGCAACTGGTAATGCATATGTATATGCAACCTCTCCTGATTGGAATGAAAGCGGAGTGACCTGGAATAATCCCCCAAGTGTGGAATACCCTACACGATTATCTGAAATCCCAATGCCAACGACAAACACTTGGTACACAATTGATGTTAGTTCTGTAGTGTCGGAGCCTGGGTATTACTCGTTTGAGTTAAAGTCACAGTATGCAAGTCGGCACACGTACAATTCATCAGAAGCTTTAGCAAATACTCCTTATTTAAAAACTGAACCCTCTCCATACACAGATATAATTTTCAATAATAAAACGAATGATACTAACCGCACATTCCTAGTTAATACCGACGACTGTATCAGATTCTCGATAACTCCTCCGGATTCAGAAAATATAACTACTTATCAATGGCAACTAAATAAAACAGATCAGCCTGCGACATCATCATATTTTGATTTTATAGTTCCAGCTTATGATGAAAGACAGCCCTCTACGGGTATCTGGGAAATTTGGGTAAATGCCACTTATACAAATGGGACGAGTATATACAAAGAATGGCTAATTTCTTCATTACCTGAGTCAGAAGCCCCTGACTACATAGAATATTTTAGCGATCTGAATAATACATTTAGACCTGGATTCGCTGCTGATCCTTGGGGAAGATATCCGCCTTTTTATACTACAAGCAATAATTACATTTCAAAAGGTTTCCTTACAGGGTCAAGCTCTTCTTCTGGAACAACCATGCTTATAGATAACAATTTTGACATTACATATGGCACATTTAAATTCAAGATTAGAAATCCTGGATGTGTTGATGTAGTATACTTCAAAGTACTCGGAGAGTATGGAAATTGGAATTATGTACCGGATGGAAACGGGTTCCATGATTATTATGCTATATTAAATGGCGAAATATCGGAGAAAAGCTACATACCAATTTCAAGAAGGTGGATAGGACAAGCTCCTTCAATGCATTTTTGGAGAACGGATGATGCTCAATGGAAAGAAATCACACTTATACATACCTGTGATGATTGGTGGAGTGCATGGGATAATGGAGTTCAAATTCCAGGTAATTATCAACATTTCGCGGATGCATTTTCAAACGCAATAACATTAACAATGACTGCGAACAATCTTCTTGAAATGGACTGCATAGAAGTTTATAAAGACAAATATCTTTACCCAAATTCAAGAATCAGCTATGGCTCATATCCAAAATGGTGGTGTGTAGCAAATCCATCTGATGGATTCTTAAACCCAGTTGAGGAAAACGGTATCATAGCTTTTGGCCAGAATCTTACATTGGAATCAATTTCAGATTCAATAAATAATGACAGCCTTATGACTTATGACACCGTTACAAATACAGCAATAATAAAAACAAATCTTTTCATCGAAGCAGGTGGCAAATTAAATATTACGGATGAAACATTACTATTCGACACGTCTACTAATTCGCTTGATATAAATCTAATGATACATTCAACTTTCAATGTTGAAAATTCTACAATTTCCACGATTGGCAATAATCCGATTAGGTGGAATCTAGCAAGCGCAGCAACCGTTAGTGTATTCAACCCGAACATTACTAAAAGCGAAACAGACAGAACATCATCGTTGTATTATGAAAGAAAAAATTCCATATATGATTTTGGTGGTCGTTTTATTATACAAAATTCTATGATAAATAATACTTGTAATTTATTCCTTGATGGTGCTTCTGAAATTGTACTAAACAATGTAGTGTTTTCTAATCATAGTAGTAGCGATTATGGAGATTACACATTACGTGGATCATATTACGGACATAATAATGCAAAAAATCAATCAAAAGGTGAAAAAGCATTATGGATAGTTCCAAGAAACGATCTGGCAAATTTCATGATTAATAACATATCTTTTGTAAACCCTAAATCAGACATTGATCTGAAAGTAGTTGGCGGCGAATGGATATTCAATTCTACAACTGTAAAAAATTGTGATTTGTCAGGTGTCGATATCAGCACAAAAAAAGCATACAAGATGGTATATTTCGTCCATTATTGGAATCTTACAGAACATTCAGATTTCTCACTTCTAAACTGCAAATTCAATGAGAGTAAATTAAACGTAGAAACAAACCATTCAAAACTTGAAACAAAATATTATGCTGATATAGTTGTAAAAGATGCATCAGGAAATCTCATACGAAATGCAGTAATTACCCCAAATGCTTCAAATGAAGAATATGAAGCTGAAAATCTGCATAAATGGGATTGGTACATTTCAGATGGATATGGCCCAGGGCAAGGGGGTGCATCTGATTATGCACCGGGATACTATGATGAAAACGGAACTTTAGTAGGAAATATTCAAAATATTACATATTCAGGCGGGTCATATGTACGCTGGTATAACGCACAACCTTTAATTTCTGCTACTACAAATACAGATGGTAGAACTTCTTTGCCATCTGAAAACGTGAATAATTCAGTAGTTCTTACCGATTATGTGTTAACAAACGAAACAGGAAAAATATCGAAAGAATCAATAGAATATGACTTTGCGATAAGATCTCCGGATTCAAAATCGGTCTACCTCCAAGGCGTGAACCCAGATCCAACTTGGTACAGGCAAAACCCTTCCTTAAGTACGTACACCATCACAGCAATAATTCCAGATAACTCAACGGGCCCACACATAACCGGTTTTGCACCAGCTAAAGAAAACCCATTCAACTCAGGAGAGAAGAAAAACTTCAGGATCTGGACTGATGAACCTCTAACCAGTATGGAATGGCGTGTTAATGGATCATCTGTTCTCAAAGGATCCCTTAATTATACATGGACTGTAACAGACAGGAATACTACAATTGAATTCATAGGGTCCAATTCCAATGGTACTGTCAACCATATCTGGCCGCTGGGTGAAAGTCCCGATGAACCTTCAGTCCCGGATGATAACCCAGCTCAGGAAATTCAATTCTCACCTTCGGACTCGGAGATTACCCTGAACGTAAGCGAAAAAACTCTTTTCAGCGTCAGCCCGGATGTCTTCACAACAAAAGAATGGTACATTAATGGATATCCGATCCAGAACAACACAACTTCCATGACCAGGTGCTGGAGCACAGCAGGCACTCATGATGTAACATTCAAAGGGGCCGGAAGCGAGGAACCCGTATCACATACCTGGACTGTGAACGTAGTTGAAGAAAAGAAAAACGATGAAGAGAGTACCGAATCAATAATCGCAATAGCTCCTGAATACCAGATCGTTAAGCCGAAACAATCTTTTGGTCTGGATATAACTGTTGATCCCTCAGCCCCAATCATCGGCACACAGCTTGACTTCGAATTCAACAGCTCAATGGCATCAGCAAACAGTGTAATCGAAGGAGATCTCTTCAAACAGAAGGGAGCGTCTACTTTTTTCAACGAGGGAGATATTAACAGCAGTGAAGGGATAATCAAGCATATTTACGGCCTCATAATAGGCACATCAAACGTATCTTCACCCGGAACTTTTGCAACTGTCAACCTGACTGCAGGAAACAGGACAGGTATAGCAAAATTCAGCCTATCGAACGTGCTCATCAGCGACATAAATTCAAAATCCGTTCCGTATACTGTTACAAATGCGACCGTGCTGATAGACACTGCTCCGGCAATAGACCCTATCTGCTGCCCGAAATCAGTTGATGAGAAGAGTAACCTGGCTTTCAAAATAAGCGCTAAAGACGCAGACGGAGACAGGCTCATCCTTTCAGCATCAGGGCTTCCTGAAGGTTCAAGCTTCAACAGAACATCCGGAGCATTTGCCTGGACGCCGGCTGTAGGGCAGGCTGGAGTTTACACGATCACCTTCAAGGTAAGTGATGGGTACCTCACAGATTTTGAGAATGTCACTGTGACAGTAAACAAACTGAATAATCCTCCAGTCATTAATTTCTTCGAACCCATTAACGGCTCGTCCTTCAGCGAAGGGGAAAGGATCGGGATTTCAGTAAACGCAACCGATGCGGAAAAGCAGGCACTGAACTACTCTATCAAAATCGATGGAGTAATGTACAGCTCCGATCCCGCCTATATCTGGGAAACAGACTATTCCAGCAGTGGAAACCACACCATAGAAATATCGGTAAGCGACGGCATTGATGAAGCCAAAATGCAGCACATAATCTCCATAACCGACTGCCACCCACGCTACGACGTAAATGAAGATGGCGTGGTAAATATTCTGGACATAACAAACGTAAGCAGGGAATACGAAACAACCGTTAGCAAGCCATACCCACGCTACGACACAAATCAGGATGGAGAGATAAACATACTGGACCTCACTCTGGTAGGACACCATTTCGGGGAAAAGGTAGAATGA
- a CDS encoding MraY family glycosyltransferase, whose product MIFSSASFIQNIMLTSNFLVPLIVTAAAMPYFIRKLTENNIVAKDVYKKGTPTIADRGGTAILLIAMLSLSMNSLFFKFTSTNYVAMIVIALFGLFGVLDDMINIGRSSKLLIMYYCSYPLIQYATHTAVTLPSVGDLELGILYLQFIVPTYVLVASNLVNMHSGFNGLSSGLAILVLVSLIIKSVLISDVENIISVVAITGATIGFYLYEQYPARIFWGNVGSLTVGAAIGTIIVIQGFIISGFIMLIPHTVNFLMYVYWKIKKYPHVKFGKVREDGTLEVPNPLTLKWVLPYYYRVTEKQATYAMFLLTSVFCIMGIVLPGRV is encoded by the coding sequence ATGATATTCAGTTCCGCTTCGTTTATTCAAAATATTATGCTTACAAGCAATTTTCTTGTCCCGCTGATAGTAACTGCAGCTGCAATGCCATACTTTATCCGGAAGCTGACCGAAAATAATATTGTAGCAAAGGATGTTTACAAAAAAGGCACGCCGACAATTGCAGACCGCGGAGGGACTGCAATTTTGCTGATCGCAATGCTTTCCCTTTCCATGAACTCTCTTTTTTTTAAGTTCACGTCCACAAACTATGTTGCGATGATTGTCATTGCGCTTTTCGGGCTGTTTGGCGTCCTTGATGATATGATCAACATCGGCAGATCTTCAAAGCTGCTGATTATGTATTACTGTTCCTATCCGCTTATCCAGTACGCGACTCATACTGCGGTCACCCTTCCCAGTGTTGGAGACCTGGAACTTGGAATCCTTTATCTCCAGTTCATAGTCCCTACCTATGTTCTGGTCGCATCAAACCTTGTTAATATGCACTCCGGGTTTAACGGGCTTTCTTCAGGACTGGCTATACTTGTGCTTGTTTCGCTGATCATAAAGTCGGTTTTGATTAGTGACGTTGAGAATATAATATCCGTTGTTGCCATTACAGGAGCTACAATTGGTTTTTACCTTTACGAACAGTATCCAGCCAGGATTTTCTGGGGAAATGTCGGGTCACTTACCGTAGGGGCAGCTATCGGGACGATTATCGTCATCCAGGGCTTCATCATAAGCGGTTTTATTATGCTGATCCCACATACGGTTAATTTCCTTATGTATGTTTACTGGAAAATTAAAAAATATCCGCATGTCAAGTTCGGAAAAGTCAGGGAAGACGGCACCCTGGAAGTCCCAAACCCTCTTACTCTTAAATGGGTCCTGCCTTACTACTACAGGGTAACTGAAAAGCAGGCAACTTATGCAATGTTTTTGTTGACCTCTGTTTTCTGTATTATGGGGATTGTACTTCCGGGAAGGGTGTAA
- a CDS encoding acyltransferase: MMNAISNKLLIKRDESFDALRGIAIIAVVAIHASGYIFGSEVVSSASNDFNVAFLYRQILNFAVPVFLFISGYWMSNKKVDSFEGYKQFLIQRLKRIVIPYLFWSIFILSFVTTRTQVFDAQEILFKLLTGGAIGPYYFIILIVQFYMLTPIFQRVNKNLYGFILILLINFLSLSFSYITRLYFGSSFFSSLSVYAMPFYAWIIFYELGLIYRNFDKYKISNHAATLIVISIIFALAMSLFEAKIVFTKYNNLEFATSAVKFSSFLYSGCFITGFLYIRQKVSKWPNLLISLGNYSFGIYLIHIPVLWALVDFLKDTIFRDGINYIIQPVFQLIVVFMTIIICCVFIFTSKKILPTNIHNTLLGF, from the coding sequence ATGATGAATGCTATAAGTAACAAACTCTTGATAAAAAGAGACGAGTCTTTTGATGCTCTTCGTGGAATTGCAATAATAGCCGTTGTAGCAATTCATGCGAGTGGTTATATTTTTGGTTCAGAAGTCGTTTCTTCAGCTAGTAATGATTTTAACGTAGCGTTCTTATATCGACAAATTTTAAATTTTGCAGTCCCGGTATTTCTTTTTATATCTGGATATTGGATGTCCAATAAAAAAGTCGACTCTTTTGAGGGATATAAGCAATTTTTGATACAACGATTAAAACGAATTGTTATACCATATTTATTTTGGTCCATATTTATTTTGTCATTCGTGACGACTAGAACTCAAGTTTTTGATGCACAAGAAATATTGTTTAAGCTCCTAACTGGAGGTGCAATTGGACCGTACTATTTCATAATATTAATTGTCCAGTTTTATATGTTAACACCAATATTCCAGCGTGTTAATAAGAACTTATACGGTTTCATTTTAATATTACTTATTAATTTTTTAAGTCTTTCATTTTCATATATTACTAGACTATATTTTGGTTCGTCTTTTTTTTCATCATTATCTGTATATGCAATGCCTTTTTATGCATGGATTATTTTTTATGAACTTGGACTAATATATAGAAACTTTGACAAATATAAAATATCTAACCATGCAGCCACTTTAATAGTGATATCAATTATTTTTGCACTTGCAATGAGCTTATTTGAAGCGAAAATTGTCTTCACAAAATATAATAATTTAGAATTCGCTACATCTGCGGTAAAATTTTCTTCATTTTTATACTCTGGATGTTTCATCACAGGATTTTTGTATATTAGACAAAAAGTGAGTAAATGGCCAAATCTACTTATTTCACTTGGAAACTATTCATTTGGGATTTACTTGATACATATTCCGGTTCTTTGGGCACTTGTAGATTTTTTGAAAGACACTATTTTCAGAGATGGTATTAACTACATTATTCAACCTGTTTTCCAATTAATCGTTGTCTTTATGACTATAATTATATGCTGTGTTTTTATATTCACAAGTAAAAAAATATTACCAACGAATATTCACAACACGTTATTAGGTTTTTAA
- a CDS encoding indolepyruvate oxidoreductase subunit beta, which produces MSERAGEKKLDLLITGVGGQGAILASDIIGKAAVISGIPIRAAETHGMAQRGGSVVNHIRLGSDLGSMIPKKGADIMLALEPMEAVRYLDFLKDGGVIIVNTQPIIPVTVTSGLSKYPEVQEILDALSEKYVVKAFNADELAHEAGSRLAMNVAMVGAVSGYLPISKEVLLESVKALVPKKTIEINIRAFEMGRRKVEES; this is translated from the coding sequence ATGAGCGAAAGAGCAGGAGAGAAGAAACTCGACCTCCTTATCACAGGGGTCGGCGGTCAGGGAGCAATCCTTGCCTCGGATATCATTGGAAAAGCTGCAGTCATTTCAGGCATCCCTATCAGAGCAGCCGAGACTCACGGCATGGCACAGCGTGGAGGTTCGGTTGTAAACCACATCAGGCTGGGCTCTGACCTGGGCTCAATGATCCCTAAAAAGGGTGCGGATATCATGCTTGCCCTTGAGCCAATGGAAGCTGTCCGGTATCTTGATTTCCTGAAGGACGGCGGAGTAATTATAGTAAACACACAGCCAATTATTCCCGTCACTGTGACCTCGGGCCTTTCAAAGTACCCTGAGGTTCAGGAAATCCTTGATGCCCTTTCTGAAAAATATGTTGTTAAAGCCTTTAATGCAGACGAACTGGCTCATGAAGCCGGGAGCAGGCTTGCAATGAATGTGGCAATGGTCGGGGCAGTTTCCGGCTACCTGCCCATTTCGAAAGAAGTTCTGCTTGAGAGTGTTAAAGCCCTTGTGCCAAAGAAGACGATTGAGATTAATATCAGGGCTTTTGAGATGGGAAGGAGAAAAGTAGAGGAAAGTTAA